The DNA segment TATCTCCTCAAACTCATTTTCAACCGCCTTAAGCCTTTCTTTGCTGGCTTTTATCAAACCAACCGCTTCTTTAACTTTATTCAACCCTTCTTCAACATCTATCTCTTT comes from the Candidatus Nealsonbacteria bacterium genome and includes:
- a CDS encoding exodeoxyribonuclease VII small subunit, which gives rise to MAKEKSDPKNLNSNLKRLSEIAEWFDNQKEIDVEEGLNKVKEAVGLIKASKERLKAVENEFEEIKKAIDV